In Bythopirellula goksoeyrii, a single window of DNA contains:
- a CDS encoding DUF5131 family protein — protein sequence MAEKSGIGWTHHTVNPWWGCEKVGEVCRHCYIEGIMKRAGIKHPFEGPRRTKTWKMPLLWNRKAEMDSVRRRVFTCSMSDFFHTEADPWRPDIWQLVRQCEALDWLILTKQSERITECLPGDWGETGYPNVWLGVTCGHSRSYHRVADLLQIPATIKFISAEPLLGRLDFRHYLPGIDWVITGCEQAAKGTRRPMELEWVRDIYQQCLETGTAHYFKQYYAKERGIPRTDGVLDDKVCQRFPRQLVQEV from the coding sequence ATGGCAGAAAAATCAGGCATCGGCTGGACTCACCACACCGTTAACCCCTGGTGGGGATGTGAAAAGGTGGGCGAAGTATGCCGCCATTGCTACATCGAAGGAATCATGAAGCGAGCTGGTATCAAGCATCCGTTTGAAGGCCCACGTCGCACCAAGACCTGGAAAATGCCGCTGCTGTGGAATCGTAAGGCAGAAATGGACTCAGTTCGGCGACGGGTGTTTACCTGTTCGATGTCTGATTTCTTCCATACGGAGGCGGATCCGTGGCGCCCCGACATTTGGCAACTTGTCCGTCAATGCGAGGCTCTCGATTGGTTGATCCTGACCAAGCAATCCGAACGAATAACGGAGTGCCTACCAGGAGACTGGGGAGAGACCGGTTACCCGAATGTCTGGCTGGGGGTGACCTGTGGTCATTCCCGATCGTACCACCGCGTCGCTGACCTGCTACAAATTCCCGCAACAATCAAGTTTATCTCGGCTGAGCCGCTGCTCGGACGCTTGGATTTTCGCCACTACCTGCCTGGCATTGACTGGGTAATCACTGGCTGTGAGCAAGCAGCCAAAGGGACCCGTCGACCTATGGAGCTTGAGTGGGTTAGAGATATCTACCAGCAGTGTCTTGAAACAGGCACGGCACACTACTTCAAACAATACTATGCCAAGGAAAGGGGAATTCCACGTACTGATGGGGTGCTTGACGACAAGGTGTGCCAGAGATTTCCCAGACAGCTCGTCCAGGAGGTGTAA
- a CDS encoding RNA polymerase sigma factor: MSNPDEANVGPENSSSEERLNPNIKDESQLEAESLFVRSDSYYQFIATLGDSSDPFLSFFGNLGPELMAFASKQLGKNHADAAEDILQETFQRASLKFDLKRSNAEKRSFLYSIVRNLVADYFRRLKGKQLMLSKLNEKCPPPLPSAEELCSLDEQIALLDKAIEQLDQQSARRIRLHIFDGKNWREIEEELGSPRNTERHRYFQDLKRLRKYLDAQL, translated from the coding sequence ATGTCTAATCCGGATGAAGCCAACGTGGGCCCCGAAAACTCTTCCTCTGAGGAGAGACTCAATCCCAATATCAAAGATGAATCCCAACTCGAAGCAGAGTCTTTATTTGTCCGCTCAGATTCCTACTACCAATTCATTGCAACGCTTGGGGACTCTTCTGACCCATTCTTGTCTTTCTTTGGCAATCTTGGCCCAGAGTTGATGGCTTTTGCCAGCAAACAACTGGGGAAAAACCATGCAGACGCAGCAGAAGACATATTGCAAGAGACTTTTCAGCGAGCTTCACTTAAGTTCGACCTCAAACGATCAAATGCAGAAAAACGCAGTTTTCTGTACTCTATCGTCAGGAATCTCGTAGCTGATTATTTTCGCCGGTTGAAGGGGAAACAATTGATGCTTAGTAAACTGAATGAGAAATGCCCTCCCCCACTACCTTCTGCAGAAGAGCTCTGTTCCCTTGATGAGCAGATAGCCTTGCTAGATAAGGCAATAGAGCAATTAGATCAGCAAAGTGCTCGCCGCATAAGGTTGCACATATTCGATGGAAAAAACTGGCGAGAAATTGAGGAGGAATTAGGCTCACCAAGAAACACCGAGAGACATCGGTATTTTCAGGATTTGAAGAGATTGAGAAAGTATCTCGACGCCCAACTATAA
- the tnpA gene encoding IS200/IS605 family transposase — MENLCRSSASRCDINYHFVWGTKSCRSILTGTVGTRARDLVREICRTYDIEILQGAVSADHVHVLLNCPPKLSPSKIMRYMKGKTSRKLMMEFKHVQRQYGGCHLWGRGYFVASGGNVTDETIMEYIRQQEGTEPSDDDDNFQVTNS; from the coding sequence ATGGAAAACTTATGCCGCAGCTCTGCTAGTCGTTGCGATATCAATTACCACTTTGTATGGGGAACCAAATCCTGTCGGTCGATATTGACAGGTACGGTTGGGACTCGAGCTCGTGATCTGGTCCGAGAAATCTGCCGTACGTACGACATCGAGATTTTGCAGGGAGCCGTTTCTGCGGACCATGTGCATGTACTGCTGAATTGCCCGCCCAAGCTGTCGCCAAGCAAGATCATGCGATATATGAAGGGGAAGACCTCTCGAAAGTTGATGATGGAATTCAAGCATGTGCAAAGACAATATGGAGGATGTCACTTGTGGGGACGTGGCTACTTTGTTGCATCTGGCGGTAATGTGACTGATGAAACGATAATGGAGTACATCCGCCAGCAGGAAGGCACCGAGCCTAGTGATGACGATGACAATTTTCAGGTTACCAACTCATGA